Proteins encoded by one window of Yamadazyma tenuis chromosome 2, complete sequence:
- a CDS encoding FAD-dependent oxidoreductase (COG:E; EggNog:ENOG503NYP5), with protein sequence MSDDYDYDVLVVGCGVFGLSTCLELSKQGHKVLGLDAYPVPSELSAAKDYNKIIRVEYPDELSAKLAVEALRCWENDELYKPYFVKSGRLTLTPGDSTSIRSQYENKSLEILAKLGVTQSFEKLTTPKQVADTISHFKKNNLPAKFNSTYNADCGTGLSADALKAVYERATTSGAQFVFGDDGRAVSIKSNEVRVKSGKIFTAKKIVVTAGASTGLIIPLDNQTKVFGTFVTHIKLTDAEYEKYKDMPIFFSAEYGYFFPPDKVDHVIKIGVTTCDAWAEIDHPFEAGNKLRAPRYTVDHPNETFPLGHEKDIKVLLNLVVPELADHELVDSKVCWIADSCDSYFLIDECPYYKDVIVATGDSSHAFKFLPTIGKYISQKVNGALPADLSETWKWRSNPSFDNGANTKSRFPRPHYNLEEIKFIKSKL encoded by the coding sequence ATGAGTGACGATTACGATTATGATGTGTTGGTGGTTGGATGTGGAGTCTTTGGCCTTCTGACCTGTTTGGAGTTATCCAAGCAGGGTCATAAAGtgcttggacttgatgCTTATCCAGTACCTTCTGAATTATCGGCTGCTAAGGATTACAATAAGATCATTCGTGTGGAATATCCTGATGAATTATCTGCCAAGTTGGCGGTTGAAGCTTTAAGATGCTGGGAAAATGATGAACTATATAAACCTTATTTCGTGAAAAGTGGCAGATTGACATTAACCCCTGGTGATAGCACCTCAATTAGAAGCCAATATGAAAACAAAAGTCTTGAAATTTTGGCCAAACTTGGAGTGACGCAAAGCTTCGAAAAGCTTACTACTCCTAAACAAGTTGCTGATACCATTAGTCACTTTAAGAAGAATAATCTTCCTGCTAAGTTTAACTCTACTTATAATGCTGATTGTGGAACCGGGTTGTCCGCCGATGCTTTGAAAGCTGTATATGAACGAGCCACCACATCCGGTGCTCAATTTGTGTTTGGTGACGATGGAAGAGCTGTTAGCATCAAAAGTAATGAGGTAAGAGTAAAATCTGGTAAGATTTTCACGGCTAAAAAAATAGTTGTTACTGCCGGTGCCAGCACTGGTTTGATTATTCCATTGGACAACCAGACAAAAGTATTTGGAACCTTTGTCACCCACATCAAGTTAACAGATGCTGAATATGAAAAATACAAGGATATGCCTATTTTCTTCAGCGCCGAGTATGGTTATTTCTTCCCTCCTGACAAGGTTGATCATGTGATCAAGATCGGAGTTACTACATGTGATGCTTGGGCTGAAATTGATCACCCATTCGAAGCTGGAAACAAATTAAGAGCTCCAAGATACACCGTGGATCACCCCAACGAAACATTTCCATTGGGACACGAGAAAGATATTAAAGTGCTTTTGAATTTGGTAGTACCTGAGCTCGCAGACCACGAATTAGTGGATTCCAAAGTTTGTTGGATTGCAGACTCGTGTGACTCTTATTTTCTCATCGATGAGTGCCCATACTACAAAGACGTTATCGTAGCTACTGGTGATTCGAGTCATgctttcaagtttttgcCAACGATTGGAAAGTATATTTCCCAAAAGGTCAACGGTGCGTTGCCTGCTGATTTGTCTGAGACCTGGAAGTGGAGATCCAATCCATCTTTTGATAATGGTGCTAATACAAAGAGTAGATTCCCAAGGCCTCATTACAACTTGGAGGAaatcaaattcatcaaatccaaattgTGA
- a CDS encoding 5'/3'-nucleotidase (EggNog:ENOG503NXE9; COG:O) has product MHFTTFFFLLSAVFAKNILMSNDDGFAATNIRALYRDLKADGHNVIMVAPVSQRSGWGGKFDVPYTKDLLTDGEFGYRVKGDPAWGYEPDDMNIWYFNGTPASCVSFGLEYVIPKYFSNFTVDLVVNGPNEGLNLGPGTYTGSGTIGATYNSVYHGLPAIAISASNSNNSFYKDSLDDDPTNPANINSKVSVKLIDELFKAQGDNSRVLPLGVGLNVNIPLVGSQSVNGSCTSPKFVFSRITGLDSDVSKITYNETTGLVGTTYVYEEALRTCYNGDCSLPSEAAVSQEWNCSTAVSVFQIDYDATLVLQSQVQGLLHELF; this is encoded by the coding sequence ATGCATTTTACCacattcttcttcttgttatCGGCAGTGTTCGCCAAGAATATCTTGATGTCTAACGATGATGGTTTCGCAGCAACAAATATTAGAGCCCTTTACAGAGACTTGAAAGCTGATGGTCACAATGTTATCATGGTAGCTCCAGTTTCCCAGAGATCCGGATGGGGTGGGAAGTTCGATGTTCCTTAcaccaaggacttgttgaccGATGGTGAATTTGGTTACAGAGTTAAGGGAGACCCTGCTTGGGGATACGAGCCCGATGACATGAACATCTGGTACTTCAACGGGACCCCAGCATCTTGCGTTTCTTTCGGGTTGGAATACGTGATTCCAAAGTACTTCAGCAACTTCACCGTTGACTTGGTTGTCAACGGTCCTAATGAAGGTTTGAACTTGGGTCCAGGTACTTACACTGGCTCTGGTACTATTGGTGCCACTTACAATTCGGTTTACCACGGTCTTCCAGCCATCGCAATTTCTGCTTCCAATAGCAACAACTCCTTCTATAAGGACTCTTTGGATGACGACCCAACCAACCCAGCCAACATCAATTCCAAGGTGTCGGTTAAGTTGATTGACGAACTCTTCAAAGCCCAAGGTGACAATTCCAGAGTGTTACCATTAGGCGTGGGTTTGAACGTTAACATTCCATTGGTTGGTTCTCAATCCGTCAACGGAAGCTGTACCTCTCCCAAATTTGTTTTCAGCAGAATTACTGGTTTGGACTCTGATGTCTCCAAGATTACCTACAACGAAACCACCGGTTTGGTTGGAACCACCTACGTCTATGAAGAAGCCTTAAGAACCTGTTACAATGGTGACTGTTCTTTGCCATCTGAAGCTGCTGTGTCGCAAGAATGGAACTGTTCCACTGCTGTATCTGTTTTCCAGATTGACTACGATGCTACTTTGGTGTTACAGAGCCAAGTCCAGGGATTGCTACACGAACTTTTCTAG